The following are encoded in a window of Natronomonas gomsonensis genomic DNA:
- a CDS encoding phage integrase SAM-like domain-containing protein: MPDRALSTPLEDSFERYLQDKGKGRGGDGGNYRRNAARELERFAEWAAGDRGADDWTGIVPDDIDREPTFDDLDERVFREYARHLGGDRGLKQNTVQTYYRYISAWCGWCVNEGYLEAHYAQRASAMAPLPEDDGRKPGDQQAWTSEQRHALTRHVDERARDAVEAYTTLPEGTDPLDKQRAHYAALKAARDRALVFVLAYTAVRVGELLRDPNDPRRRGVRWEDLSLDEGSMDVYRKKQQWDAASLPDPVISPLRSYRQLMDPPTGRWPVFPTFDQRTLAGLVQDELADRGEHTEAIAERREEYARDLLLALDEDIRPPSITTDGTRSILQRLSEAAEIDIDHPKHDYLAPHGGRRGMGEVLVRAFGYTVAARYLDNSEEMVRERYSHIEAGELGDVATEALEEIDSIP; the protein is encoded by the coding sequence ATGCCTGATCGAGCGCTTTCGACGCCACTCGAAGACAGCTTCGAGCGCTACCTCCAGGACAAGGGGAAAGGCCGCGGCGGCGACGGTGGGAACTATCGACGTAACGCTGCACGCGAGCTCGAACGGTTCGCCGAGTGGGCCGCCGGCGACCGCGGCGCCGACGACTGGACCGGGATCGTCCCCGACGACATCGACCGCGAGCCGACCTTCGACGATCTCGACGAACGCGTGTTCCGGGAGTACGCCCGACATCTCGGTGGAGATCGGGGACTCAAGCAGAACACAGTACAAACCTATTACCGCTATATCTCTGCCTGGTGTGGCTGGTGCGTCAACGAGGGATATCTCGAGGCGCATTACGCGCAGCGGGCCAGTGCGATGGCGCCGCTGCCGGAGGACGACGGCCGCAAGCCCGGCGACCAGCAGGCCTGGACGTCCGAACAGCGCCACGCGCTCACCCGGCACGTCGACGAACGGGCCCGCGACGCCGTCGAGGCGTACACGACACTCCCGGAGGGTACTGACCCCCTCGACAAGCAGCGAGCGCACTATGCGGCGCTGAAGGCGGCTCGTGACCGGGCTCTGGTGTTCGTTCTCGCGTACACGGCCGTCCGTGTTGGGGAACTTCTCCGGGATCCGAACGACCCGCGGCGACGTGGCGTCCGCTGGGAGGACCTCTCGCTTGACGAGGGGAGTATGGACGTCTACCGGAAGAAACAGCAATGGGACGCCGCGAGTCTCCCCGACCCGGTGATCTCGCCGCTGCGGAGCTACCGCCAGCTGATGGACCCACCGACGGGGCGCTGGCCGGTGTTTCCCACGTTCGACCAGCGGACGCTCGCAGGGCTCGTCCAGGATGAGCTCGCCGACCGAGGGGAACATACGGAGGCAATCGCCGAACGCCGTGAGGAGTACGCTCGCGACCTCCTCCTGGCGCTCGATGAGGATATTCGGCCGCCCTCGATTACGACGGACGGCACACGATCGATTCTCCAACGGCTCTCAGAAGCTGCAGAGATAGACATCGACCATCCGAAACACGATTACCTTGCTCCACACGGCGGCCGGCGTGGAATGGGTGAAGTTCTCGTTCGAGCATTCGGATACACGGTTGCCGCCCGGTATCTCGACAATTCAGAGGAGATGGTGAGAGAGCGGTATTCACATATCGAGGCCGGAGAACTCGGTGATGTCGCTACTGAGGCGCTCGAGGAGATCGATAGTATACCGTAG
- a CDS encoding heavy metal translocating P-type ATPase — translation MNKQSITQYYRKHRKAIVTATSGLLYGGGWSLGYLTSFNTASAAILVLATLVGGYDIAKTAYHEVTNRTLGIKTLVTLAAIGAIIIGEYWEAAAVVFLFSLGSYLEGRTMRKTRTALQELLEMTPDTATVRRDGELQEVPAREVEEGEVVVVKPGGKIPVDGTVVDGESAVNQAPVTGESAPVHKADGDEVYAGTVNQEGALEIRTTGAGSDTTLERIIRRVEEAQEAQSPTESLIDRFAKYYTPAVIVLAIGAYAVTQNAILSLTLLVIGCPGALVIGPPVSIVSAIGNAARSGVLMKGGEHLERAGKIDLVAFDKTGTLTKGETTVADVEGFGVADDEVLSLAATAEKKSEHHLADAIVDAAREDPTAATDGGTTVAQADDTDAGRQSVPDPDDFDVVAGKGVIAHADGQEVVVGNRALLADRDIDVPSRVADYVREREGRGETVVHVVRDGDIIGAIAMRDELREAAPGVVAALQDAGIETVMLTGDNERTAAAVAEEVGIDEYRAELLPEDKQSVIEGYQADGHVVAMVGDGINDAPSLATADVGIAMGAAGTDTAIETADMALMADDLERIPYAVKLSKATRWNVLENVGLAVLTVTVLLAGVLTSYVTLASGMLVHEASVLLVILNGMRLLRY, via the coding sequence ATGAACAAACAATCGATCACGCAGTACTACCGGAAACACCGGAAGGCCATCGTCACGGCAACGAGCGGCCTGCTCTACGGCGGTGGCTGGAGTCTGGGCTACCTCACGAGTTTTAATACGGCCAGCGCCGCCATCCTCGTCCTGGCGACGCTCGTGGGTGGCTACGACATCGCCAAAACCGCCTACCACGAGGTCACCAACCGGACGCTCGGCATCAAGACGCTGGTGACGCTAGCCGCCATCGGGGCCATCATCATCGGGGAGTACTGGGAGGCCGCCGCCGTCGTCTTCCTGTTCAGCCTCGGCAGCTACCTCGAGGGACGGACGATGCGGAAGACCCGGACTGCCCTCCAGGAGCTGCTGGAGATGACGCCCGACACGGCGACCGTCCGTCGCGACGGGGAACTCCAAGAAGTCCCCGCCCGCGAGGTCGAAGAGGGCGAAGTCGTCGTCGTAAAGCCGGGCGGGAAGATTCCGGTTGACGGCACCGTCGTCGACGGCGAGAGCGCCGTCAACCAAGCACCAGTCACCGGCGAGAGCGCGCCCGTCCACAAGGCCGACGGCGACGAGGTCTACGCCGGGACGGTCAATCAAGAAGGCGCACTGGAGATCCGAACGACGGGTGCGGGCTCGGATACGACGCTCGAACGGATCATCCGCCGTGTCGAGGAGGCCCAAGAGGCTCAGTCGCCGACCGAGAGTCTCATCGACCGGTTCGCGAAGTATTACACGCCGGCCGTCATCGTGCTGGCCATCGGCGCGTATGCAGTCACGCAGAACGCGATCCTGTCGCTGACCCTGTTGGTCATCGGCTGTCCCGGCGCGCTGGTCATCGGGCCACCGGTCAGCATCGTCTCGGCCATCGGCAACGCCGCTCGGTCTGGCGTGCTGATGAAGGGCGGCGAACACCTCGAACGCGCCGGCAAGATCGACCTTGTCGCCTTCGACAAGACCGGCACCCTCACGAAGGGCGAGACCACCGTCGCCGATGTTGAGGGGTTCGGCGTTGCTGATGACGAGGTCCTCTCACTCGCGGCGACCGCCGAGAAGAAGAGCGAACACCACCTCGCTGACGCCATCGTCGACGCGGCCCGCGAGGATCCGACCGCCGCGACGGACGGCGGAACGACGGTCGCCCAAGCGGACGATACGGACGCGGGGCGCCAGTCGGTCCCCGATCCGGATGACTTCGACGTAGTCGCTGGCAAGGGCGTCATCGCCCACGCCGATGGCCAGGAAGTTGTTGTCGGCAACCGCGCACTGCTGGCCGACCGCGACATTGACGTCCCCAGCCGGGTCGCCGACTACGTCCGCGAGCGTGAGGGGCGCGGCGAGACAGTCGTCCACGTCGTTCGGGACGGGGACATCATCGGCGCGATTGCGATGCGGGACGAGCTCCGGGAGGCCGCTCCTGGGGTCGTCGCGGCGCTCCAAGACGCTGGCATCGAGACGGTGATGCTCACCGGCGACAACGAGCGGACGGCCGCTGCCGTTGCCGAGGAGGTCGGTATCGACGAGTACCGTGCTGAACTCCTCCCCGAGGACAAGCAGTCCGTCATCGAGGGCTACCAGGCCGACGGCCACGTCGTCGCGATGGTCGGCGACGGCATCAACGACGCGCCATCGCTGGCGACCGCCGACGTCGGCATCGCGATGGGTGCTGCGGGGACGGACACCGCCATCGAGACGGCTGACATGGCGTTGATGGCCGACGACCTCGAACGAATCCCGTACGCGGTCAAACTCAGCAAGGCGACGCGCTGGAACGTCCTCGAGAACGTCGGGCTGGCAGTGTTGACCGTGACCGTCCTCCTCGCGGGCGTGCTCACCAGCTACGTCACCCTCGCGTCGGGAATGCTGGTCCACGAGGCCAGCGTCCTCCTCGTCATCCTCAACGGGATGCGACTGCTCCGCTACTGA
- a CDS encoding heavy-metal-associated domain-containing protein — protein sequence MSDTTQFRVLDFDCPTCASTVERALSNVDGVQHVEVHYATGRVEIEYDDNVADPDVFAETIENQGYTPQPA from the coding sequence ATGAGCGACACAACCCAATTCCGCGTCCTCGACTTCGATTGCCCGACCTGCGCGAGCACCGTCGAACGCGCCCTGTCGAACGTCGACGGCGTCCAGCACGTCGAAGTCCACTACGCGACCGGCCGCGTCGAAATCGAGTACGACGACAACGTCGCGGACCCCGACGTCTTCGCAGAGACCATCGAAAACCAGGGGTACACGCCCCAGCCCGCCTAA
- a CDS encoding ArsR/SmtB family transcription factor: MSDSDTDHRLDDIAVRDTRISDAIDEPMRAMVLDILSEEALTATEVHERLDDRGIDRTENTVRHHINELRDAGLVDVVRFEEGRGGTTKYYHANTIVLSYSLPDSADAAVEEMIDAAQPQITDALTTLTDEYDDAIEEIVEDMQPCEHCQTQKYETYVLLTVLRRAFVRAHRNS, translated from the coding sequence ATGAGTGATTCCGATACCGACCACCGTCTCGACGACATCGCGGTGCGAGACACTCGGATTTCGGACGCCATCGACGAGCCGATGCGGGCGATGGTCCTCGACATTCTGTCCGAGGAAGCCCTAACTGCGACCGAGGTCCACGAACGCCTCGACGATCGCGGCATCGACCGGACGGAGAACACGGTCCGCCATCACATCAACGAGCTCCGGGATGCGGGCCTCGTCGACGTCGTTCGCTTCGAGGAGGGGCGTGGTGGGACGACGAAGTACTACCACGCGAACACGATCGTCCTCTCGTACTCACTACCAGATTCGGCCGACGCCGCCGTCGAGGAGATGATCGACGCTGCCCAGCCCCAGATCACGGACGCGCTCACTACGCTCACCGACGAGTACGACGACGCTATTGAGGAGATCGTCGAGGATATGCAGCCCTGCGAGCACTGCCAGACCCAGAAGTACGAGACGTACGTTCTTCTGACCGTCCTGCGACGTGCGTTCGTTCGCGCCCACAGAAATTCCTGA